In Mycetocola zhujimingii, one DNA window encodes the following:
- a CDS encoding glycoside hydrolase family 13 protein, with product MNTPTSPEWWRSAVIYQIYPRSFADANGDGIGDLPGITSRLGSLSDLGIDAIWLSPFMTSPQKDAGYDVANYCDVDPLFGTLDDFDRMTAKAHENGIRVIVDLVPNHSSDAHEWFQAALAAGPGSPERAHYMFRDGKGENGELPPNNWQSVFGGPAWTRTTNPDGTAGQWYLHLFDSSQPDFDWTNEDVRTMFRDVLRFWLDRGVDGFRVDVAHGMIKADGLPDYTPPAEGGSMGGTTPLGLEPGIDDFEDIDGGAPYWGQEGVHDIYRDWHQVLEEYEGDRVLCAEAWVEPLANMAKWVRPDEMQQAFNFPYLETPWEASALRAVIEESLEAFSSVGAPSTWVLSNHDVVRHASRLALTAENPQGHGIGPKSPGQPVREIGLQRARAATALMLALPGGAYIYQGEELGLPEVIDLPDDARQDPTWFRTNRERYGRDGCRVPIPWEAGAPAYGFNSTGDAWLPQPADWAPYARDAQVGVEGSTLELYREALRVRREQSLGLGTLEWIDGLGDNVIAFTNGTVTVVANTSTTDVALPASLAGAELILSSGAFDGATLAGDTTVWLRTP from the coding sequence ATGAATACCCCCACCAGCCCGGAGTGGTGGCGCTCCGCCGTCATCTACCAGATCTACCCACGTTCCTTCGCGGACGCCAACGGCGACGGCATTGGCGACCTGCCCGGAATCACCTCTCGACTCGGTTCACTCTCTGACCTCGGCATCGACGCCATCTGGCTCTCCCCCTTCATGACGAGCCCCCAGAAGGACGCCGGCTACGACGTCGCGAACTACTGCGACGTCGACCCGCTCTTTGGAACCCTCGACGACTTCGACCGGATGACCGCGAAGGCGCACGAGAACGGCATCCGCGTCATTGTCGACCTGGTCCCCAACCACTCCTCCGACGCACACGAGTGGTTCCAGGCGGCCCTTGCTGCGGGCCCCGGATCGCCGGAACGCGCGCACTACATGTTCCGCGACGGCAAGGGCGAGAACGGCGAGCTCCCACCGAACAACTGGCAGAGCGTGTTCGGCGGGCCTGCCTGGACCCGCACCACGAACCCCGACGGCACCGCCGGGCAGTGGTACCTGCACCTCTTCGACTCGAGCCAGCCTGACTTCGACTGGACCAACGAAGACGTCCGAACCATGTTCCGCGATGTCCTGCGCTTCTGGCTCGACCGCGGCGTCGATGGATTCCGCGTCGACGTTGCCCACGGCATGATCAAGGCCGACGGCCTGCCCGACTACACCCCGCCAGCCGAAGGCGGCAGCATGGGCGGCACCACCCCGCTCGGACTCGAGCCGGGTATCGACGACTTCGAGGACATCGACGGTGGCGCTCCGTACTGGGGCCAGGAAGGTGTCCACGACATCTACCGCGACTGGCACCAGGTCCTCGAGGAGTACGAGGGTGACCGGGTGCTGTGCGCCGAGGCGTGGGTCGAGCCACTGGCCAATATGGCCAAGTGGGTCCGCCCCGACGAAATGCAGCAGGCATTCAACTTCCCATACCTCGAGACGCCGTGGGAGGCATCCGCACTGCGCGCCGTCATCGAGGAATCGCTCGAGGCATTCAGCAGCGTCGGCGCCCCGAGCACCTGGGTGCTCTCCAACCACGACGTGGTTCGCCACGCGTCACGCCTCGCGCTGACCGCCGAAAACCCGCAGGGTCACGGCATCGGCCCGAAGAGCCCCGGCCAGCCCGTCCGTGAGATCGGCCTCCAGCGGGCGCGTGCCGCAACCGCACTCATGCTCGCATTGCCCGGTGGCGCGTACATCTACCAGGGTGAGGAACTCGGGCTGCCCGAGGTCATCGACCTGCCGGATGACGCCCGTCAGGACCCGACATGGTTCCGCACGAACCGCGAACGATACGGCCGTGACGGATGCCGCGTGCCGATTCCGTGGGAAGCGGGCGCTCCGGCGTACGGCTTCAACTCCACCGGCGACGCCTGGCTGCCTCAGCCGGCCGACTGGGCGCCATACGCCCGTGACGCCCAGGTCGGTGTTGAAGGCTCGACGCTCGAGCTGTACCGCGAGGCGCTGCGCGTCCGTCGGGAGCAGTCACTCGGACTCGGCACCCTCGAGTGGATCGACGGCCTCGGCGACAACGTGATCGCGTTCACCAACGGCACGGTCACCGTTGTGGCGAACACCAGCACAACCGATGTCGCGCTGCCGGCGTCGCTCGCCGGAGCTGAGCTCATCCTCTCCAGCGGCGCGTTCGACGGTGCCACTCTCGCGGGTGACACGACGGTCTGGCTCCGCACACCGTAG
- a CDS encoding serine/threonine-protein kinase, with amino-acid sequence MTEISHARPLDLTLSGRYRLLALIGAGGMASVYRARDESLQRDVAVKLFSPASASPGDFRRQQGEISLLASLAHPGLVTLLDAGTDESDPLHPRSYLVMELIRGSDLREGLAAGALSADDTRHIGADLADALNYIHDRGVVHRDVKPANILLAHTAGNDTRPHPKLSDFGIARLVDGTRITATHFTVGSAGYLSPEQARGEDVGPASDVYSLGLVLLECATGRRAFSGSGQHAALAPLTRDPVLPDDLDPLLAETLAAMTARLPANRPSAHEVALALRGIQRLGAYRSAADPDEATAAMTVGDTGSPTVLLPEASGPGTASTALLTPGTSREFATDAVTVASATAASASAPATSARTVSAHAASAPATSGSATTESTRPRHRMGLTPTLVAAAAAVVIAVAVALGVALGGTTEPASVDYPAVPGEIGEHLDELQKSVTP; translated from the coding sequence ATGACCGAGATCTCACACGCACGCCCGCTCGACCTGACGCTGTCGGGGCGATACCGCCTGCTCGCACTCATCGGCGCCGGCGGCATGGCCTCGGTGTACCGTGCCCGCGACGAGTCGCTGCAGCGTGACGTCGCCGTCAAACTTTTCTCGCCGGCATCCGCGTCGCCCGGTGACTTCCGTCGGCAGCAGGGCGAGATCTCACTGCTCGCGAGCCTGGCCCACCCCGGCCTCGTCACGCTGCTCGACGCCGGAACCGATGAGAGCGACCCCCTGCATCCGCGCTCCTACCTCGTGATGGAACTCATCCGAGGGTCCGACCTCCGTGAGGGGCTCGCTGCTGGGGCGCTCAGCGCCGACGACACCCGGCACATCGGTGCCGACCTCGCCGACGCCCTGAACTACATTCACGACCGCGGCGTTGTGCACCGCGACGTGAAACCGGCGAACATCCTGCTCGCCCACACGGCGGGCAACGACACCCGTCCGCACCCGAAACTCAGCGACTTCGGCATCGCCCGGCTGGTGGATGGCACTCGCATCACGGCGACGCACTTCACCGTCGGCTCCGCGGGGTATCTCAGCCCGGAACAGGCCCGCGGAGAAGACGTCGGACCGGCGAGCGACGTGTACTCCCTCGGCCTGGTGCTTCTCGAGTGCGCGACCGGCCGTCGCGCATTCTCCGGGTCAGGGCAGCACGCGGCGCTCGCTCCGCTGACGCGAGACCCCGTGCTGCCGGATGATCTCGACCCGCTGCTCGCCGAGACTCTCGCCGCCATGACCGCGCGGCTGCCCGCCAACCGACCGAGCGCCCACGAGGTCGCACTCGCACTTCGCGGCATCCAGCGACTCGGCGCTTATCGGTCGGCGGCAGACCCCGACGAGGCGACCGCGGCGATGACCGTCGGCGACACCGGCTCCCCCACCGTGCTGCTTCCCGAAGCATCGGGACCCGGAACGGCATCGACGGCGCTTCTCACGCCCGGCACGTCTCGTGAGTTCGCGACGGATGCCGTGACCGTTGCGTCCGCGACTGCGGCGTCGGCGTCGGCACCCGCAACGTCTGCGCGCACAGTGTCTGCGCACGCAGCGTCTGCGCCCGCGACGTCGGGGTCCGCGACGACGGAGTCCACACGGCCGCGCCACCGCATGGGGTTGACGCCGACGCTCGTGGCAGCGGCAGCTGCCGTGGTGATAGCGGTCGCCGTCGCGCTTGGGGTCGCCCTGGGCGGTACTACTGAGCCAGCGTCCGTCGACTACCCCGCGGTGCCCGGCGAGATCGGCGAGCACCTTGATGAACTCCAGAAGAGCGTGACACCATGA
- a CDS encoding glycoside hydrolase family 13 protein, producing MEPHHDGSPLYVSNQSPALGEWVQVRLRVPHTLGEPRAVRVRSNPDREPRFSEATLLSTAAGWDWWQAEILIENPVHGYRWVVRTGDGHDLWINARGVFDTETLDSEDFKLTSHPAPPRWASGTVLYQILPDRFARSAAASQREAPDWAIPAEWDDEVELEQPARSQQFFGGDLDGITLHLDHLEKLGVSALYLTPIFAGRSNHRYDASNFDAVDPLLGGDEALVRLVEAAHARGLRVLGDLTSNHSGDAHDWFVAAHRHPEAIESDFYHWLDDEQETYASWLGVPSLPKLNWNSPELRRRFIEGDDSIVAKWLKPPFALDGWRIDVANMTGRLADQDLNADVRRTIRRTMIDVNPDTLLVAESTNDASIDFQGDGWHGAMTYANFTRPLWGWLSEPGTPAGGGLGMNMSTMPTYTGQQFYRAHRQFSAGFPWQTRLATMNALDTHDTPRFATHALPGVIPVALGMSMTLPGIPVVFAGDEFGLTGIDGEHSRTPMPWERADEAGERIDLYATLIGLRRTHSSLNGGGMRWLHVGDDVLVYAREDEFETILMVAARADFDVRLHADAVGGVQSATRLFGSAALSTDEDGIRLSGDGPAFAVWQLAGVAL from the coding sequence ATGGAACCGCACCACGACGGGTCCCCGCTCTACGTCTCCAACCAGTCGCCGGCGCTCGGCGAGTGGGTGCAGGTGCGGCTGCGCGTGCCGCACACGCTCGGCGAGCCCCGCGCGGTCCGGGTGCGGTCGAACCCGGATCGCGAGCCGCGCTTCTCTGAAGCCACCCTGCTGAGCACAGCGGCGGGCTGGGACTGGTGGCAGGCGGAGATCCTCATCGAGAATCCGGTGCACGGGTACCGGTGGGTCGTGCGGACGGGCGACGGGCATGATCTCTGGATCAACGCCCGCGGTGTCTTCGACACCGAGACGCTCGACAGCGAGGATTTCAAACTCACGAGCCACCCTGCCCCGCCCCGGTGGGCATCGGGCACCGTGCTGTACCAGATCCTTCCAGACCGGTTCGCGCGGAGTGCGGCAGCCAGCCAGCGCGAAGCTCCGGACTGGGCGATCCCCGCGGAGTGGGACGACGAGGTTGAGCTCGAGCAGCCCGCTCGGTCTCAGCAGTTCTTCGGGGGAGACCTCGACGGCATCACCCTGCACCTCGACCACCTCGAGAAGCTCGGCGTCAGCGCCCTGTACCTCACCCCGATCTTCGCCGGCCGGTCGAATCACCGGTATGACGCGTCCAACTTCGACGCCGTCGATCCGCTGCTCGGCGGCGATGAAGCGCTCGTACGACTCGTCGAGGCCGCGCACGCCCGCGGGCTCCGTGTCCTCGGCGACCTCACCAGCAACCATTCCGGTGACGCCCACGACTGGTTCGTCGCTGCCCACCGGCATCCGGAAGCCATCGAAAGTGACTTCTATCACTGGCTCGACGACGAGCAGGAGACGTACGCGTCGTGGCTGGGAGTCCCGAGCCTGCCGAAGCTCAACTGGAACTCGCCCGAACTGCGCCGCCGGTTCATCGAGGGCGATGACTCGATCGTCGCGAAGTGGCTGAAGCCCCCGTTCGCGCTCGACGGCTGGCGCATCGACGTCGCCAACATGACCGGCCGCCTGGCGGACCAGGACCTCAACGCCGATGTGCGCCGCACGATTCGGCGCACCATGATCGACGTGAACCCGGACACCCTCCTCGTCGCCGAGTCGACCAACGACGCCTCGATCGATTTCCAGGGCGACGGCTGGCACGGCGCGATGACCTACGCCAACTTCACCCGGCCTCTCTGGGGCTGGCTCAGTGAACCGGGAACACCGGCGGGTGGTGGCCTCGGGATGAACATGTCGACCATGCCGACGTACACCGGGCAGCAGTTCTACCGCGCGCACCGGCAGTTCTCCGCCGGCTTCCCGTGGCAGACGCGTCTCGCCACCATGAACGCGCTCGACACCCACGACACACCGCGGTTCGCGACGCACGCACTGCCGGGAGTGATCCCGGTCGCGCTCGGCATGTCGATGACGTTGCCGGGTATCCCGGTCGTCTTCGCCGGTGACGAGTTCGGGCTCACCGGTATCGACGGCGAGCACTCGCGCACACCGATGCCGTGGGAGCGTGCCGACGAAGCCGGTGAGCGGATCGACCTGTACGCGACGCTCATCGGCCTGCGCCGCACGCACTCGTCGCTCAACGGCGGCGGTATGCGGTGGTTACACGTCGGTGACGACGTGCTCGTCTACGCCCGCGAAGACGAGTTCGAGACCATCCTCATGGTTGCGGCGCGCGCGGACTTCGATGTGCGCCTGCACGCGGATGCCGTCGGCGGCGTGCAATCAGCTACCCGCCTGTTCGGCTCTGCGGCGTTGTCCACCGATGAGGATGGCATCCGCCTGTCCGGCGACGGCCCGGCTTTCGCAGTGTGGCAGCTGGCGGGCGTCGCGCTGTAG
- a CDS encoding 3-oxoacyl-ACP synthase III, translated as MAGNATTTHRNVSLLSVSSTLASRVTTSEEIDARLKPVLKRLRLPQRLLQRVAGVHERRNWEEGVTFDTAAVDAGNPAMASAGITPDKVGLLINTSVTRKHLEPSVAVKMHHGLGLPSSAINFDIANACLGFVNGMTLASQLIDAGQIEYAVIIDGEDADEIQHNTIERLHRPDISRTDFMSEFASLTLGSGAAAAVLGRADDNPNGHRILGGVTRAATQFNELCVGSVDGMFTDAKALLKGGMQLVTSAWKEARTDWSWASMDRYIMHQVSDVHTNAIVKAIGIDRTRVPLTYPTLGNVGPASIPITLASQADSLKSGDRVLLMGVGSGLNTAMMELAW; from the coding sequence TTGGCCGGCAATGCAACGACCACACATCGCAACGTCTCGTTGCTGTCTGTTTCGTCCACACTCGCCTCTCGCGTCACGACGTCGGAGGAGATCGACGCCCGCCTGAAACCCGTGCTCAAGCGCCTGCGACTGCCGCAGCGCCTGCTGCAGCGCGTCGCCGGTGTTCACGAACGCCGCAACTGGGAAGAAGGTGTCACCTTCGACACCGCAGCGGTCGATGCGGGCAACCCCGCCATGGCATCCGCCGGTATCACCCCCGACAAGGTCGGCCTTCTTATCAACACCTCCGTGACCCGCAAGCACCTCGAACCGTCCGTCGCGGTCAAGATGCACCACGGCCTCGGCCTGCCGTCGTCGGCGATCAACTTCGACATTGCCAACGCGTGCCTCGGTTTCGTGAACGGTATGACCCTGGCGTCGCAGCTCATCGACGCCGGTCAGATCGAATACGCGGTGATCATCGACGGCGAAGATGCCGACGAGATCCAGCACAACACCATCGAGCGGCTTCACCGCCCCGACATCAGCCGCACAGACTTCATGAGCGAGTTCGCGAGCCTCACCCTCGGGTCGGGTGCCGCCGCCGCTGTTCTCGGTCGTGCCGACGACAACCCGAACGGCCACCGCATTCTCGGTGGCGTCACTCGTGCGGCCACCCAGTTCAACGAACTCTGCGTCGGCAGCGTCGACGGCATGTTCACCGACGCCAAGGCACTGCTCAAGGGCGGCATGCAGCTCGTCACCTCTGCCTGGAAAGAAGCCCGCACCGACTGGAGCTGGGCCTCGATGGACCGCTACATCATGCACCAGGTGTCCGACGTGCACACCAACGCCATCGTCAAGGCGATCGGTATCGATCGCACTCGGGTGCCGCTGACGTACCCGACCCTCGGCAACGTCGGTCCCGCGTCGATCCCCATCACCCTCGCTTCGCAGGCCGACAGCCTCAAGAGCGGCGACCGCGTTCTGCTCATGGGCGTTGGTTCCGGCCTCAACACGGCGATGATGGAACTCGCCTGGTGA
- a CDS encoding ABC transporter permease subunit, giving the protein MQTSTEKSPETTPQVAESKRQKRAARIADHASGSITALLIKIGMLAVVDAIAVYGLFVLFLRQDWVIFAVVLLVTIAINVIYFKRGLLPLKYLAPGLVFLLIFQIFVVGYTAYISFTNYGTGHNSTKEDAVSSLIQSAQYRVPDSPTYGLTVVEQLGAFSFLVTDPDGDVLIGNTETPLTEVSDAEMSGDKAVSLPGYTSLNFTDIVTNQDAIAAMTVQISDDPNDGALRTPDGSSAYLYLSTLAYDEAADTMTNTETGVVYSDTGNGAFTSEDGEELLPGWSVVIGAENYLTAFTDQSIRGPLIAVTTWTFLFAILSVATTFMLGLFLAVVFNDMRMRGRKFYRVLMILPYAFPGFLGALVWAGMLNKDFGFVNLALLGGAEIPWLTNEWLAKFSILFVNLWLGFPYMFLVCTGALQSIPDELQEAAKMDGASPWQVFRRIKFPLLLVSVAPLLISSFAFNFNNFNLIYMLTNGGPRDASASINVGGSDILISMVYKVAFVGANRDYGLASAFSIIIFVIVAIIAIVSFRQTKALEDLN; this is encoded by the coding sequence ATGCAGACGAGTACCGAGAAATCCCCCGAGACCACCCCGCAGGTCGCCGAGTCGAAGCGGCAGAAACGTGCCGCCCGGATCGCTGACCACGCGTCCGGGTCGATAACGGCTCTCCTCATCAAGATCGGCATGCTGGCCGTCGTTGACGCGATCGCCGTCTACGGCCTCTTCGTGCTCTTCCTCCGCCAGGACTGGGTGATCTTTGCGGTCGTCCTGCTGGTCACCATTGCAATCAACGTCATCTACTTCAAGCGTGGTCTGCTCCCGCTGAAGTACCTGGCCCCGGGCCTCGTCTTCCTCCTGATCTTCCAGATCTTCGTCGTCGGCTACACCGCGTACATCTCCTTCACCAACTACGGCACCGGGCACAACAGCACCAAAGAGGATGCCGTCAGCTCGCTGATCCAGTCGGCCCAGTACCGCGTACCGGACTCTCCGACCTACGGCCTCACCGTCGTCGAGCAGCTGGGTGCGTTCAGCTTCCTCGTGACGGACCCCGACGGTGACGTGCTGATCGGAAACACGGAGACCCCGCTGACCGAGGTGTCCGACGCCGAAATGTCCGGCGACAAGGCCGTGAGCCTGCCGGGCTACACCAGCCTCAACTTCACGGACATCGTCACCAACCAGGACGCGATCGCGGCCATGACCGTGCAGATCTCGGACGACCCCAACGATGGTGCTCTCCGAACCCCGGACGGATCGAGCGCGTACCTCTACCTCTCCACACTTGCCTACGACGAGGCCGCTGACACCATGACGAACACCGAGACCGGTGTCGTCTACTCGGACACCGGCAACGGCGCGTTCACCTCGGAGGACGGCGAAGAACTGCTGCCGGGCTGGAGTGTCGTGATCGGGGCGGAGAACTACCTCACGGCCTTCACCGACCAGAGCATCCGCGGACCGCTCATCGCCGTCACGACGTGGACCTTCCTCTTTGCAATACTCAGCGTCGCGACGACGTTCATGCTCGGACTGTTCCTCGCTGTCGTCTTCAACGACATGCGGATGCGCGGCAGGAAGTTCTACCGCGTGCTCATGATCCTGCCGTACGCGTTCCCCGGGTTCCTCGGGGCGCTCGTCTGGGCCGGCATGCTCAACAAGGACTTCGGGTTCGTCAACCTCGCGCTCCTTGGCGGGGCAGAGATCCCCTGGCTGACCAATGAGTGGCTGGCGAAGTTCAGCATCCTGTTCGTCAACCTCTGGCTCGGCTTCCCGTATATGTTCCTCGTCTGCACCGGGGCGCTCCAGTCGATCCCCGACGAACTGCAGGAAGCGGCGAAGATGGACGGCGCGAGCCCGTGGCAGGTGTTCCGCCGCATCAAGTTCCCGCTGCTCCTCGTCTCGGTTGCCCCGTTGCTGATCTCGTCGTTCGCGTTCAACTTCAACAACTTCAACCTCATCTACATGCTCACCAACGGCGGTCCGCGTGACGCGTCGGCGAGCATCAACGTCGGCGGGTCCGACATCCTCATCTCGATGGTTTACAAGGTCGCGTTCGTCGGGGCCAACCGTGACTACGGGCTCGCGAGCGCATTCTCGATCATCATCTTCGTGATCGTGGCGATCATCGCCATCGTGAGCTTCCGGCAGACAAAGGCACTGGAGGACTTGAACTAA
- a CDS encoding sugar ABC transporter substrate-binding protein, with product MRVKNSSFLKAGALAAVAALSLAGCSAGGSDKAESDSESTLTVWVDADRAPVLKEAAADFTEESGVKVKLVQKDFTKIQDEFIAQVPSGKGPDITIGAHDWLGNFVTNGVVQPIELGDKAAEFEDVAIQATSYEGKTYGLPYAIENLALLRNTALAPNAPTSYDDMVATGKAAGTEFPFIVQVGAESDPYHLYPFQTSFGAPVFGTNPDGSYNPDDLTIGTGTAFATWLAEQGAAGNLSTSLTSDIAQEKFNAGASPYFLTGPWNVGGAQEAGIDVAVDPIPSAGGQPAQPFVGVQAFFVSAKSKNTLAANEFLTNFIATEDVQTALFEKGQRPPALTASFEAAASDPIVAAFGEVGVNGVPQPTIPQMGKVWQFWGVTQAAIIDGEGDPTELWTKMTADIQAAIAG from the coding sequence ATGAGGGTGAAAAACTCTTCGTTCCTGAAGGCGGGCGCGTTGGCGGCAGTCGCCGCCCTGTCACTCGCGGGCTGCTCCGCCGGCGGAAGCGACAAGGCAGAGAGCGACTCAGAATCGACACTGACCGTTTGGGTCGACGCTGACCGCGCGCCCGTGCTCAAGGAGGCTGCCGCAGACTTCACCGAGGAATCCGGAGTCAAGGTCAAGCTGGTCCAGAAGGACTTCACCAAGATCCAGGACGAGTTCATCGCCCAGGTCCCGTCTGGCAAGGGTCCTGACATCACCATCGGCGCCCACGACTGGCTCGGCAACTTCGTCACCAACGGTGTCGTTCAGCCGATCGAGCTCGGCGACAAGGCCGCCGAATTCGAAGATGTCGCGATCCAGGCGACGAGCTACGAGGGCAAGACCTACGGCCTGCCGTACGCGATCGAGAACCTCGCCCTCCTGCGCAACACGGCACTCGCACCCAACGCGCCGACCTCATACGACGACATGGTCGCAACGGGCAAGGCAGCCGGAACCGAGTTCCCCTTCATCGTCCAGGTCGGAGCAGAGAGCGACCCGTACCACCTGTACCCGTTCCAGACCTCGTTCGGTGCTCCTGTCTTCGGCACCAACCCGGACGGCAGCTACAACCCCGACGACCTGACCATCGGCACAGGCACCGCGTTCGCGACCTGGCTCGCTGAGCAGGGCGCTGCGGGCAACTTGAGCACCTCGCTCACGAGCGACATCGCGCAGGAGAAGTTCAACGCCGGTGCGAGCCCGTACTTCCTGACCGGTCCGTGGAACGTCGGCGGCGCTCAGGAAGCCGGCATCGACGTTGCCGTTGACCCGATCCCGTCCGCTGGCGGACAGCCGGCGCAGCCCTTCGTCGGCGTTCAGGCCTTCTTCGTCTCGGCGAAGAGCAAGAACACCCTCGCGGCCAACGAGTTCCTCACGAACTTCATCGCCACCGAAGACGTTCAGACCGCTCTCTTCGAGAAGGGCCAGCGTCCGCCGGCCCTCACCGCCTCGTTCGAGGCCGCAGCAAGCGACCCCATCGTCGCCGCATTCGGTGAGGTGGGCGTCAACGGCGTCCCGCAGCCGACCATCCCGCAGATGGGCAAGGTCTGGCAGTTCTGGGGCGTCACCCAGGCAGCCATCATCGATGGTGAGGGCGACCCCACCGAGCTGTGGACCAAGATGACCGCAGACATCCAGGCTGCGATCGCAGGATAA
- a CDS encoding sugar ABC transporter permease, whose translation MSLTTPTVAATGTPTEPRSIPTKRPFKFSRWFAATGWRHLVGIVMVVFSVFPLLYVLSASFNPNGTLLQSNGLFSAFGLDNYVDLFNTPEQPYAAWFVNTLVIGLTTAIGTVFLGALAAYCFSRMRFVGRRFGLMSLLIVQIFPQLLAVVAIFLLLTTLGDIFPILGLDNQIALILVYLGGALGVNTYLMYGFFNTVPSSLDEAAKLDGAGHARIFFTIILRLVAPILAVVGLLSFIATTSDFVIASVVLVSPERQTLAVGLYQFVSQEFSSNWGVFAAGAVLAAIPVMALFLYLQKYIVSGLTAGAVK comes from the coding sequence ATGTCTCTCACCACTCCAACGGTCGCCGCGACAGGCACCCCGACCGAGCCGCGCTCGATCCCAACCAAGCGGCCATTCAAGTTCAGCCGCTGGTTCGCGGCAACCGGCTGGCGGCACCTCGTCGGCATCGTGATGGTCGTCTTCTCGGTCTTCCCGCTGCTGTACGTCCTGAGTGCATCGTTCAACCCGAACGGCACGCTGCTGCAGTCAAACGGCCTCTTCTCCGCCTTCGGCCTCGACAACTACGTCGACCTGTTCAACACCCCCGAGCAGCCGTACGCCGCGTGGTTCGTGAACACCCTCGTCATCGGCCTGACCACAGCGATCGGAACCGTCTTCCTGGGCGCGCTCGCCGCATACTGCTTCAGCCGGATGCGATTCGTCGGCCGCCGGTTCGGACTGATGTCGCTGCTGATCGTGCAGATCTTCCCGCAGCTGCTCGCGGTGGTCGCGATCTTCCTCCTGCTCACGACGCTCGGCGACATCTTCCCGATCCTCGGCCTGGACAATCAGATCGCACTGATCCTCGTGTACCTCGGCGGAGCGCTCGGCGTGAACACGTACCTGATGTACGGGTTCTTCAACACGGTGCCGTCGTCGCTCGACGAAGCGGCGAAGCTTGACGGCGCCGGTCACGCGCGGATCTTCTTCACCATCATCCTGCGCCTTGTCGCGCCGATCCTCGCCGTTGTCGGGTTGCTGAGCTTCATCGCAACCACGAGCGACTTCGTGATCGCGAGCGTTGTGCTGGTGAGCCCCGAGCGGCAGACGCTCGCCGTCGGTCTCTACCAGTTCGTGTCGCAGGAGTTCTCGAGCAACTGGGGCGTCTTCGCCGCCGGTGCCGTGCTCGCGGCGATCCCGGTGATGGCACTGTTCCTGTACCTGCAGAAGTACATCGTCTCCGGCCTCACCGCCGGCGCCGTCAAGTAA
- a CDS encoding SDR family oxidoreductase: MSIVVTGATGPLGRLIIEHLLERGAQSGEIIGAGRSEEKLTELESALGVRTAVIDYSKPETLDTAFAGADTLMFVSGSEAGQRIEQHRNVVDAAIRAGISRIVYTSAPHADTSTLALAPEHKATEEMIRASGIPFTFLRNNWYTENYVGAFTQATASGTYLASTGDGRVASASRTDFAEAAAAVLTQDGHDGAVYELSGDVAWDGNQLAAAFSELAGRTITFTSVTPEEHAAALRAAGLDEGTIGFLVRLDGDIRNGDLADTSGDLSRLIGRPTTPLVEGLRLALG; encoded by the coding sequence ATGTCGATCGTCGTCACAGGAGCAACGGGTCCGCTCGGCCGGCTCATCATCGAACACCTGCTTGAGCGAGGCGCGCAGTCAGGCGAAATCATCGGCGCTGGTCGCTCAGAGGAGAAGCTCACCGAGCTGGAGTCAGCTCTCGGTGTCAGAACCGCCGTCATCGACTACTCGAAACCCGAGACGCTCGATACCGCTTTCGCCGGAGCCGACACTCTGATGTTCGTTTCCGGCAGCGAAGCCGGGCAGCGGATCGAACAGCACAGGAACGTCGTCGACGCCGCGATTCGCGCCGGCATATCGCGCATCGTCTACACGAGTGCGCCGCACGCCGACACCTCCACCCTCGCCCTCGCCCCTGAGCACAAGGCAACCGAGGAGATGATCCGTGCCAGCGGCATCCCCTTCACGTTCCTCCGCAACAACTGGTACACCGAGAACTATGTCGGCGCCTTCACGCAGGCGACGGCGTCAGGCACCTACCTCGCGAGCACGGGCGATGGCCGCGTGGCGAGCGCGTCGCGAACCGATTTCGCGGAGGCTGCAGCGGCCGTGCTCACCCAGGATGGGCATGACGGTGCCGTATACGAACTCTCGGGTGATGTCGCCTGGGACGGCAACCAGCTCGCCGCAGCCTTCAGCGAACTGGCCGGTCGAACAATCACCTTCACCTCGGTCACGCCCGAGGAACACGCCGCCGCCCTCCGGGCTGCGGGCCTCGACGAGGGAACCATCGGTTTTCTCGTCCGCCTCGACGGAGACATCCGAAACGGCGACCTCGCGGACACGTCAGGTGACCTCTCCCGCCTGATCGGACGGCCGACGACGCCGCTGGTCGAAGGGCTGCGTCTCGCGCTCGGCTAG